In the Necator americanus strain Aroian chromosome X, whole genome shotgun sequence genome, ctcaagtgatgaggatctctTCGCCGACCGTCCAAAAAtacgtccaaaagtgaaagtgtCTTTTCTTCAACCTGAGAGTGAAGGGGGCACccactatcgcatgtatgtcttgaagctgagaagaaccaGACGGTGGTGAGAGTCGAAGACAatgtcccaaacagctctgtATTTTGGATGTtcgactgaggaatgttcctcgtcagaattcagtcgagctgaagtttgataGTCCTCATCTTCTCGCTGcccttcaggcgttaaaaagAATGACCCCTGCCGCATGAGTTGATGCAATCGGTGATTCCTCttgaacgtggaagcgatgatgagacTCGTCTGTTCACAAAAGTCGACCACATGGTCACCGTTAcacgacgtgcgctccgctggataatgcCATATTCGTGGCACATAGGATTGTTGTTCCAGTCC is a window encoding:
- a CDS encoding hypothetical protein (NECATOR_CHRX.G25699.T1), which encodes MFATLQETSIRDRPVISMENYIIYCYDADERKVVVGIDATAKIGLEQQSYVPRIWHYPAERTSCNGDHVVDFCEQTSLIIASTFKRNHRLHQLMRQGSFFLTPEGQREDEDYQTSARLNSDEEHSSVEHPKYRAVWDIVFDSHHRLVLLSFKTYMR